The genome window GTGTATCTGCTGGCCAGCTGGCTCCTGCCTTCGGCGGTGGCCGTGCTGCTGGCCGTCGCCGCCGGCATTTATCTGACGGGCGCCTTCCACGAAGACGGCTTTGCCGACATGTGCGATGGCTTTGGCGGTGGACTGACGCGCGAGCGGGTGCTGGAAATCATGAAGGATTCGCGCATCGGCGCGTATGGCGCCATCGGCATCGTCTGCCTGCTGGCCATCAAATGCGCGGCGCTCGCATCGCTGCCGCCTGCCACGGTGGTGGCGACATTATTCATCGCCCATCCGCTCTCTCGCCTGGCCGCCGTCTCGCTGATCTGGGTCATGGACTATGCGCGCGACGAAGGCAAGGCCAAGCCGATGGCGCAGGAAATGACGACGGGAGAGTTCATCATCGCCGCCGTCTGCGCCCTGCTGCCCGCCATCGCCTGCGGCGTGCTGGGGATAGTTAACTGGGCCACGCTGGTCTTTGCCATCGTGGTGGCGGCAGCGGCCGCATTCTGGCTGGGCCGCAAATGCCAGCACCGCCTGCAAGGCTACACGGGCGACTGCCTGGGCGCCGTGCAACAGGTGGCGGAAGTGGCGGTCTATCTGGCCATCCTCTCCAGCTTCCAGCCCCCCATGCGCTTCTATTAACATGCGACTGATTTTAGTGCGCCACCCCGCGCCGCAGGTGACCAGCGGCACCTGCTATGGTCGCAGCGACGTGGCGGTGGCGCCGCACGAAATGGCCACGGTGCGCGCCAGCCTGCAAGCAACGCTGCCGGCCGGCGTGCCGCTGTATGCCAGCCCGTTGCGCCGCTGCGCCGGCCTGGCGACAGCATTGGCGCAAGACCTGCCTTCCAGCTGCTTGCACTTCGACGCGCGGCTGGCCGAGATGGATTTCGGCGCGTGGGAAATGCAGCCCTGGCACGCGATTGCACGCGCGGACATCGATGCCTGGGCCGCCGATCTGGCCTGGTACCGCCCCGGCGGCGGCGAGAATGTGCTGGCGATGGCCGCTCGCGTCGATGCGTTTTTAAGCGATCTGTTGCGTGAACAACACGAAACGGCAGTCATCATCTGCCACGCGGGCACCATCCGCCTGCTGTCGGCACTGCAAGCCCGGCTGCCATTGGAGGAAACCGCCCTGCTGGCCGCCCGTTCCGCCCATAAAATCGCCTACGGTGCGACGGTTGTCGTCGATTTCTGATATCGAATCGTCCAGCCAGGCATTTCAGTCCACGCCCACTGCACGTATAATGACCGGGTTTTGGTGCCCGCGTTCATGTCCATGAGCGCAGTTAAACGGGAAACACGATGCCGCTCCCGCGGCGAACGTGTGCTGCCCCCGCAACGGTAAGCAAGTGTCGCCCCTCCCGACAGGAAGCGGACGACAAGCTATCTCTGACAACCACTGTGCTTGCAATCATCGAGCATGGGAAGGTGGGATAGCGGTACTTGCCAGCCCGGATACCGGCCAGGACAGGTGGAAGTGTGCGAACGGGGATGTTCGCGATCCGAATGGCCCATGGCCATCTTCGATCGTCATCTTCAGTTCCCACTTCTGTTCAATCTGGCCTACGGGGACGTCGGCTGGTTGCATATTACTTACTGAAAATTATCATGACCCATGCTGTTTCCCGCCACGCGGCCCTCACGTCGCTCGCGCTAGCCATTG of Janthinobacterium sp. PAMC25594 contains these proteins:
- a CDS encoding histidine phosphatase family protein; this translates as MRLILVRHPAPQVTSGTCYGRSDVAVAPHEMATVRASLQATLPAGVPLYASPLRRCAGLATALAQDLPSSCLHFDARLAEMDFGAWEMQPWHAIARADIDAWAADLAWYRPGGGENVLAMAARVDAFLSDLLREQHETAVIICHAGTIRLLSALQARLPLEETALLAARSAHKIAYGATVVVDF
- a CDS encoding adenosylcobinamide-GDP ribazoletransferase, which codes for MSNPVSAAVHQCRLFFIALQFFTRLPIPRWVGFEPAWLQHASRYFPLVGVVVAAISGAVYLLASWLLPSAVAVLLAVAAGIYLTGAFHEDGFADMCDGFGGGLTRERVLEIMKDSRIGAYGAIGIVCLLAIKCAALASLPPATVVATLFIAHPLSRLAAVSLIWVMDYARDEGKAKPMAQEMTTGEFIIAAVCALLPAIACGVLGIVNWATLVFAIVVAAAAAFWLGRKCQHRLQGYTGDCLGAVQQVAEVAVYLAILSSFQPPMRFY